The Methanosarcinales archaeon region GAAACCTGGGAAATGCATACAGAAATCTGGGGCAGGTAGAAAAGGCCATAGAGTACTATCAAAAGGCGCTCGTGATAGATCTGGAAATAGGGAATAGACGCGGAGAAGGAAACCGGCTTGGAAACCTGGGAAATGCGTACAGTTATCTGGGGCAGGTAGAAAAGGCCATAGAGTACTATGAAAAAGCTCTTGAAATTGGAAAAGAGATAAAAGATCCAAGAATGATCAATTTCTGTGAGGAAAATCTCAAATCATTACGATCTTGAAAAATCTGATGTAGTGTCTATATCAATTCCTTTATCTTTACAGCCACATCCTCAGGACTCTCAGCCACCGCCACCCCAGCCCCCTCCAGCGCCTGTATCTTCTCCTTTGCAGTCCCACCGCCACCGCTGATTATAGCACCGGCATGCCCCATGGTCTTCCCGGGTGGAGCGCTGATCCCTACCACATAACCCACAACAGGCTTGGTGATATGCTCCCTGATATATTTAGCAGCTTCCTGCTCGGCCGTACCCCCGATCTCACCGATCAGAACAATAGCCGAAGTATCAGGATCGTTCTGGAACATTTCAAGTGTATCAATGAACGAAGTTCCGATAAGTGGGTCGCCACCTATACCCACGCAGGTGGACTGTCCAATTCCGTTCTTGCTTAATGCATCCACAACCTCATACGTAAGGGTGCCGCTGCGTGATACAACTCCCACACGACCTGGCACAAAGATCGAATCTGGCATGATACCCACCCTGGCCTGGCCTGGTGAAGTAATTCCAGGACAATTGGGGCCGACCAGCCTCATATCATTACCCTCGTTACTTCGAAATACCCTGACCATATCTTTTACCGGTATTCCTTCTGTTATACACACAATAAGTTCAATACCAGAATCTTCCGCCTCGAGGATGGCACTGGCTGCAAAGGGAGGGGGAACAAAAATAATTGAGGTGTTTGCTTCAGTTGAATCCACGCATTCCTGTACAGTGTTGAAAACTGGCACTCCTTCCACGGTACGACCGCCTTTGCCTGGAGTGACACCACCTACAATTCGGGTGCCGGCCTGCAGCATAAGCCTGGTCTCAAACGTACCCACATGACCGGTAATTCCCTGTACGATCAGCCGTGTATTTTTATCCACAAATATACTCATGATGCCATCTCCACTGCGATCCTGGCTGCATC contains the following coding sequences:
- the sucD gene encoding succinate--CoA ligase subunit alpha, with protein sequence MSIFVDKNTRLIVQGITGHVGTFETRLMLQAGTRIVGGVTPGKGGRTVEGVPVFNTVQECVDSTEANTSIIFVPPPFAASAILEAEDSGIELIVCITEGIPVKDMVRVFRSNEGNDMRLVGPNCPGITSPGQARVGIMPDSIFVPGRVGVVSRSGTLTYEVVDALSKNGIGQSTCVGIGGDPLIGTSFIDTLEMFQNDPDTSAIVLIGEIGGTAEQEAAKYIREHITKPVVGYVVGISAPPGKTMGHAGAIISGGGGTAKEKIQALEGAGVAVAESPEDVAVKIKELI